The following coding sequences are from one Streptomyces dengpaensis window:
- a CDS encoding SsgA family sporulation/cell division regulator — protein MSTVIEQPVEARLVAAAPRMPSIPATLHYDRRDPFAVRMAFPAPATLEGVEVCWTFSRELLASGLEESVGWGDVRVRPYGYDRTVLEFHAPEGTAVVHVRSGEVRRFLQRTTELVPAGLEHLQVDLDHDLAELMRGPC, from the coding sequence TTGTCCACCGTCATCGAGCAGCCCGTAGAGGCCCGACTCGTCGCCGCCGCGCCGCGGATGCCGAGCATTCCCGCGACGCTCCATTACGACCGGCGCGATCCCTTCGCCGTTCGCATGGCCTTCCCCGCCCCGGCCACGCTGGAGGGCGTGGAGGTCTGCTGGACCTTCTCGCGCGAGCTGCTCGCGTCGGGGCTGGAGGAGTCGGTGGGCTGGGGCGACGTACGGGTGCGGCCGTACGGCTACGACCGCACCGTTCTGGAGTTCCACGCCCCCGAGGGCACCGCGGTGGTGCATGTCCGCTCGGGCGAGGTGCGGCGGTTCCTGCAGCGCACGACGGAGCTGGTGCCCGCCGGTCTTGAGCACCTGCAGGTGGACCTGGACCACGACCTGGCGGAGCTGATGCGGGGTCCTTGCTGA
- a CDS encoding GOLPH3/VPS74 family protein yields MPNGSLSLPARLYLLAWDTTRLKVTGATHLHHLVRAGALTELAQRGLLVDDDGIVTPVDADSRTGDAVLDGLLELVAESRPRKWKAWVTVRAARDTLDAVRAQLALEGYLRPEKKRVLGLFPSVEYKLEQVSAVDALHAEARQVLEGPLPVAEVSDRDAALIALAAAAELRSLVPTKDRKLHKTRIEALNERSGAATPALAKAIQEVRAAIIVAVTAGAATGAAAGS; encoded by the coding sequence TTGCCGAACGGCTCGCTCTCGCTGCCCGCCCGGCTCTACCTCCTGGCCTGGGACACCACGAGGCTCAAGGTCACCGGCGCGACCCACCTCCACCACCTGGTGCGCGCCGGCGCCCTCACCGAGCTCGCGCAGCGCGGACTGCTCGTCGACGACGACGGCATCGTCACCCCTGTCGACGCCGACTCCCGCACCGGGGACGCCGTCCTCGACGGGCTCCTGGAACTCGTCGCGGAGTCCCGGCCGCGGAAGTGGAAGGCATGGGTGACGGTGCGGGCGGCGCGCGACACTCTGGACGCCGTACGCGCGCAGCTCGCGCTCGAGGGATACCTCCGGCCGGAGAAGAAGCGGGTCCTCGGGCTCTTCCCCTCCGTGGAGTACAAGCTGGAACAGGTGTCCGCCGTGGACGCACTGCACGCCGAAGCCCGCCAGGTACTGGAAGGCCCCCTGCCCGTCGCCGAGGTCTCCGACCGCGACGCGGCCCTCATCGCCCTCGCCGCCGCGGCCGAACTCCGCTCCCTCGTCCCGACCAAGGACCGCAAGCTCCACAAGACCCGCATCGAAGCCCTGAACGAACGCAGCGGCGCGGCGACTCCGGCCCTGGCGAAGGCCATCCAGGAGGTGCGCGCGGCGATCATCGTGGCGGTGACGGCGGGGGCGGCGACGGGGGCGGCTGCGGGGAGTTGA
- a CDS encoding ABC-F family ATP-binding cassette domain-containing protein: protein MSTFPTSITCTSLSFGWPDGTTVFDGLQVAFGPGRTGLVGVNGSGKSTLLKLIAGELAPADGTVRVAGEVGYLPQNVTLDTGLRVDETLGIAAARAALHAIEAGDVAEEHFDVVGDDWDVEERALATLGELGLGHIGLDRTIGEVSGGESVLLRLAALLLRRPDVLLLDEPTNNLDLYARRRLYAAVEAWSGVMVVVSHDRELLDLVDQVADLRSGKVTWYGGNFSAYEEALASEQEAAERMVRVAEADLKKQKRELVDAQVKLARRKRYGQKMFEQKREPKIVMGARKRAAQESAGKHRIMHEEKLAEAKERLDDAVEAIRDDDEIRVDLPYTAVPPGRTVLTLENLEVRYGARVDGVFDLRGPERVALIGRNGAGKTTLLRTIAGELDAVSGDARTHVPLRFLPQRLDVLDGELTVAENVARYAPAATNNRVRARLARFLFKGAKADQRAATLSGGERFRAALAALMLAEPAPQLLMLDEPTNNLDMASVRQLTTALESYEGALIVASHDVPFLESIGITRWLLLEGGELKETDPESVGSPA from the coding sequence ATGTCTACCTTCCCCACCTCCATCACCTGTACCTCCCTCTCCTTCGGCTGGCCGGACGGCACCACCGTCTTCGACGGACTCCAGGTCGCCTTCGGCCCCGGCAGGACCGGGCTCGTCGGCGTCAACGGATCAGGAAAATCAACCCTGTTGAAGCTGATCGCCGGGGAACTCGCCCCGGCCGACGGCACGGTCCGGGTCGCAGGCGAGGTCGGCTATCTGCCGCAGAACGTCACGCTCGACACCGGTCTGCGGGTCGACGAGACGCTCGGCATCGCCGCCGCCCGCGCCGCGCTGCACGCCATCGAGGCGGGCGACGTCGCCGAGGAGCACTTCGACGTCGTCGGCGACGACTGGGACGTCGAGGAGCGGGCGCTTGCGACACTCGGCGAACTCGGGCTCGGACACATCGGGCTGGACCGCACCATCGGCGAGGTCTCGGGCGGCGAGTCGGTGCTGCTGCGCCTGGCCGCGCTGCTGCTGCGCCGGCCCGACGTCCTGCTGCTGGACGAACCCACCAACAACCTCGACCTGTACGCGCGGCGGCGGCTGTACGCGGCCGTCGAGGCCTGGTCGGGGGTCATGGTCGTGGTCAGCCACGACCGCGAACTCCTCGACCTGGTGGACCAGGTCGCCGATCTGCGCTCCGGGAAGGTCACCTGGTACGGCGGCAACTTCTCCGCGTATGAGGAGGCGCTCGCGAGCGAACAGGAGGCGGCGGAGCGCATGGTGCGCGTCGCCGAGGCCGACCTGAAGAAGCAGAAGCGCGAACTGGTCGACGCTCAGGTCAAGTTGGCCCGCCGCAAGCGCTACGGCCAGAAGATGTTCGAGCAGAAGCGCGAGCCGAAGATCGTCATGGGTGCGCGCAAGCGCGCGGCGCAGGAGTCCGCGGGCAAGCACCGCATCATGCACGAGGAGAAGCTCGCCGAGGCGAAGGAGCGTCTCGACGACGCGGTGGAGGCCATACGGGACGACGACGAGATCCGCGTCGACCTGCCGTACACGGCCGTGCCGCCGGGCCGCACCGTCCTCACGCTCGAGAACCTGGAGGTGCGGTACGGAGCGCGCGTGGACGGCGTGTTCGACCTGCGCGGGCCTGAACGCGTCGCGCTGATCGGGCGCAACGGCGCGGGCAAGACGACGCTGCTGCGCACGATCGCCGGGGAGCTGGACGCGGTGTCCGGCGACGCGCGGACCCATGTGCCGCTGCGTTTCCTGCCGCAGCGGCTCGACGTCCTCGACGGGGAGCTGACCGTCGCCGAGAACGTGGCCCGATACGCGCCTGCCGCCACCAACAACCGGGTCCGGGCACGTCTGGCCCGCTTCCTGTTCAAGGGGGCGAAGGCCGACCAGCGCGCGGCCACCCTCTCGGGCGGCGAACGTTTCCGGGCCGCACTCGCCGCGCTGATGCTGGCCGAGCCCGCGCCGCAGCTCCTGATGCTCGACGAGCCGACGAACAACCTCGACATGGCGAGTGTCCGGCAGCTCACCACGGCCCTGGAGTCCTACGAGGGAGCGCTGATCGTCGCCAGCCACGACGTGCCCTTTCTGGAGTCGATCGGCATCACGCGCTGGCTGCTCCTGGAAGGAGGAGAACTGAAAGAAACCGATCCGGAATCTGTCGGGTCTCCCGCTTAG
- the ddaH gene encoding dimethylargininase, protein MPSQKALIRRPSPRLAEGLVTHIERAKVDVGLAVEQWEAYAEALRANGWETVEVDPADDCPDSVFVEDTVVVFRNVALIARPGAESRRGETAGVEEAVARLGCSVNWIWEPGTLDGGDILKVGDTVYVGRGGRTNAAGVQQLREAFEPLGARVVAVPVSKVLHLKSAVTALPDGTVIGHEPLVDTPSLFPRFLPVPEESGAHVVLLGGGRLLMAASAPKTAELLADLGHEPVLVDISELEKLEGCVTCLSVRLRELYI, encoded by the coding sequence GTGCCCAGCCAGAAAGCCCTCATCCGTCGGCCCAGTCCCCGTCTCGCCGAGGGGCTGGTGACGCACATCGAGCGCGCGAAGGTGGACGTCGGCCTGGCGGTCGAGCAGTGGGAGGCGTACGCGGAGGCACTGCGCGCGAACGGCTGGGAGACCGTCGAGGTGGACCCCGCCGACGACTGCCCGGACTCGGTGTTCGTCGAGGACACCGTGGTCGTCTTCCGCAATGTCGCCCTGATCGCGCGCCCCGGCGCCGAGTCGCGGCGCGGCGAGACCGCCGGGGTCGAGGAGGCCGTGGCCCGGCTGGGCTGTTCGGTGAACTGGATCTGGGAGCCCGGCACCCTCGACGGCGGCGACATCCTGAAGGTCGGCGACACGGTGTACGTGGGCCGCGGCGGGCGCACGAACGCGGCCGGGGTCCAGCAGTTGCGGGAGGCCTTCGAGCCGCTCGGTGCACGGGTCGTCGCCGTACCCGTGAGCAAGGTGCTGCACCTGAAGTCGGCGGTCACCGCGCTGCCCGACGGGACGGTCATCGGGCACGAGCCGCTGGTGGACACACCGTCGCTGTTCCCGCGCTTCCTGCCGGTGCCGGAGGAGTCCGGAGCGCATGTCGTGCTCCTGGGCGGCGGCAGGCTGCTGATGGCCGCGAGCGCGCCGAAGACGGCGGAGCTGCTCGCGGACCTCGGCCACGAACCGGTCCTCGTGGACATCAGCGAGTTGGAGAAGCTCGAAGGCTGTGTGACATGCCTCTCGGTACGGCTTCGGGAGTTGTACATCTGA
- a CDS encoding acyl-ACP desaturase — MTITSPHLGSPSAAWTDARLLYALEEVVETELNRHLNVAKDWMPHEYVPFGDARNFPGFFEDGEAWDKEQSKVTEIGRTALVVNLLTEDNLPSYHHEIATLFGRDGAWGTWVHRWTAEEGRHGIVMRDYLLASRAVDPDKLEAFRMAHMSEGFESDNRHSMLHSVAYVAFQELATRISHRNTGHQSGDPVCDRMLARIATDENLHMVFYRNLLKAAFQLAPDLTMQAVRDVVVDFRMPGHGMPGFERAAAQMAIGEVYNLRIHHDDVLQPVLRHLKVLEIDGLGPQGLKAQEELGLFMDGLDAEASKFDAKLAARKARMAARAAG; from the coding sequence GTGACGATCACTTCGCCTCACCTCGGCAGCCCGTCAGCCGCCTGGACCGACGCTCGACTGCTGTACGCGCTGGAGGAAGTGGTCGAGACGGAGCTCAACCGCCACCTGAACGTGGCCAAGGACTGGATGCCGCACGAGTACGTGCCGTTCGGCGACGCCCGTAACTTCCCCGGCTTCTTCGAGGACGGCGAGGCCTGGGACAAGGAGCAGTCCAAGGTCACCGAGATCGGCCGGACCGCGCTCGTCGTCAACCTCCTCACCGAGGACAACCTGCCGAGCTACCACCACGAGATCGCCACGCTCTTCGGCCGTGACGGCGCCTGGGGCACCTGGGTGCACCGCTGGACCGCCGAAGAGGGCCGGCACGGCATCGTGATGCGCGACTACCTGCTCGCCTCCCGCGCCGTCGACCCCGACAAGCTCGAGGCGTTCCGCATGGCCCACATGAGCGAGGGCTTCGAGTCGGACAACCGTCACTCGATGCTGCACTCCGTCGCGTATGTCGCCTTCCAGGAGCTGGCGACCCGCATCTCGCACCGCAACACCGGCCACCAGTCGGGCGACCCGGTCTGCGACCGCATGCTGGCGCGCATCGCGACCGACGAGAACCTGCACATGGTCTTCTACCGCAACCTCCTGAAGGCCGCGTTCCAGCTGGCCCCCGATCTGACCATGCAGGCCGTGCGCGACGTCGTCGTCGACTTCCGGATGCCCGGTCACGGCATGCCCGGCTTCGAGCGCGCGGCCGCGCAGATGGCCATCGGCGAGGTCTACAACCTGCGCATCCACCACGACGACGTGCTCCAGCCGGTGCTGCGCCACCTCAAGGTCCTGGAGATCGACGGCCTCGGCCCCCAGGGCCTCAAGGCCCAGGAGGAGCTCGGCCTCTTCATGGACGGTCTGGACGCGGAGGCCTCGAAGTTCGACGCGAAGCTCGCGGCCCGTAAGGCGCGGATGGCGGCACGGGCCGCCGGCTGA